A single window of Acanthopagrus latus isolate v.2019 chromosome 1, fAcaLat1.1, whole genome shotgun sequence DNA harbors:
- the crtac1a gene encoding cartilage acidic protein 1a: MWGSGMLILLVGIWHQSHAQSSEPMFQVVTQTMLPPDSLHNPTQLNYGMAVTDVDGDGDLEVVVAGYDGPNLVLKYDRTQNRLINIAVDDSNSPYYALRDRAGAAIGVTACDVDGDGREEIYFLNTNNAYSGRATYSDKLFKFRNGRFEDLLSDELNVRRGVANRMAGRSVACIDRKGTGRYSIYVANYASGNVGPHALLEMDEAASDVNAGIIALSDVAAVAGVNMFTGGRGVVIGPILSESRSDVFCDNENGPNFLFKNNGDGTFVDVARRAGVEDRYQHGRGVALADFNGDGKTDIVYGNWNGPHRLFLQGSDSTFRNIATGRFADSSPIRTVIAADFDNDKELDVFFNNIAYRGSSPNRLFRVLRRAGADPLIQQLNVGDAAEPQGRGTGGTVTDLDGDGQLDLLLAHGESAQQPISVFKVTQGSSNKWLRVVPRTQFGSFARGAKVTAFTSQSGAHTRIIDGGSGYLCEMEPVAHFGLGSDEVTVLEVSWPDGTSISRSLQPGEMNSVVEVAYPKEGETTTLANNTQCGKGYAVKNGRCAGL; encoded by the exons ATGTGGGGCTCAGGCATGTTGATCCTCCTGGTTGGAATCTGGCATCAGTCCCACGCCCAGAGCTCCGAGCCCATGTTTCAGGTGGTAACGCAGACGATGCTCCCTCCCGACAGTCTGCACAATCCCACGCAGCTCAACTATGGGATGGCTGTGACAGACGTGGATGGCGATGGTGACCTGGAGGTGGTCGTGGCAGG GTACGATGGGCCCAACCTGGTGCTGAAGTACGATCGCACTCAAAACAGGCTGATAAACATTGCAGTTGATGACAGTAACTCTCCATACTACGCCCTGAGGGACCGGGCAGGGGCTGCTATTGGAGTTACCGCCTGTGATGTGGACGGAGACGGACGTGAGGAGATCTACTTCCTCAACACAAACAACGCCTACTCTG gaaGGGCGACCTACTCAGACAAGCTCTTCAAGTTTCGGAACGGCCGCTTTGAAGACCTTCTGAGCGACGAGCTCAATGTGCGTCGTGGAGTCGCTAATCGCATGGCAGGACGCTCAGTTGCATGTATTGACAGGAAG gGAACAGGCCGTTACTCAATATATGTTGCCAACTACGCCAGTGGCAACGTTGGTCCCCACGCTCTCTTGGAAATGGACGAAGCTGCCAGTGATGTGAACGCGGGCATTATCGCGCTGTCGGATGTGGCTGCCGTGGCCGGGGTCAACATGTTTACAG GTGGACGTGGGGTGGTGATCGGACCGATCCTGAGCGAGTCGAGGTCGGATGTGTTCTGTGACAACGAAAACGGACCCAACTTCCTGTTCAAGAATAATGGAGACGGGACTTTTGTCGATGTGGCCAGACGGGCAG GTGTGGAGGACAGGTACCAGCACGGCAGAGGCGTAGCACTGGCTGACTTCAATGGCGATGGGAAGACAGATATTGTGTACGGCAACTGGAACGGCCCCCACAGACTTTTCCTGCAGGGCAGCGACTCTACATTCCGG AACATTGCTACTGGAAGATTTGCTGATTCCTCGCCCATTCGCACAGTCATCGCTGCCGACTTCGACAATGACAAGGAGCTGGACGTGTTTTTCAACAATATTGCCTACAGGGGCAGTTCCCCCAACAGGCTGTTCAG GGTGTTGAGGAGGGCCGGTGCAGATCCTTTGATCCAGCAGCTGAACGTGGGTGACGCTGCAGAGCCACAGGGCCGAGGAACAG GTGGCACTGTGACAGACTTGGATGGGGACGGACAGCTGGACCTGCTGCTGGCACACGGGGAGAGTGCCCAGCAGCCCATCTCTGTCTTCAAGGTCACAcag GGCTCGTCCAACAAATGGCTGCGGGTCGTCCCTCGCACCCAGTTTGGCTCTTTCGCTCGGGGAGCCAAGGTCACGGCCTTCACCAGCCAGAGCGGAGCTCACACGCGCATCATTGATGGAGGCTCAGGGTACCTGTGTGAGATGGAGCCTGTGGCACACTTTGGTTTAG GAAGCGATGAGGTGACGGTACTGGAGGTCTCCTGGCCAGACGGCACCTCCATCTCTCGAAGCCTCCAGCCGGGTGAGATGAACTCGGTGGTGGAAGTAGCCTATCCCAAAGAAGGGGAAACGACTACGCTTGCAAACAACACGCAG TGTGGTAAAGGTTACGCTGTCAAGAATGGCCGCTGCGCAG GTCTGTGA
- the golga7ba gene encoding golgin A7 family, member Ba, whose protein sequence is MATEFHNLQELRHSASLANKVFIQRDYSEGTTCKFQTKFPSELESRIERTLFEDTVKTLNNYYTEAEKIGGQSYLEGCLACTTAYLIFLCMETRYEKVLKKIAKYIQEQNEKIYAPRGLLITDPIERGMRVIEISIYEDRGSSGSSSGSSSVSGSTAR, encoded by the exons ATGGCGACAGAG TTCCACAATCTGCAGGAGTTGAGGCACAGTGCATCTCTGGCAAACAAAGTCTTCATCCAGAGAGACTACAGTGAAGGCACCACCTGCAAGTTTCAGACCAAGTTCCCCTCGGAGCTGGAGAGCAGG ATTGAGCGAACGCTGTTTGAAGACACTGTGAAGACGCTGAATAACTACTACACAGAGGCGGAGAAGATAGGAGGCCAGTCCTACCTGGAGGGCTGTCTGGCCTGCACTACTGCATATCTTATCTTCCTCTGCATGGAGACACGCTATGAGAAG GTGTTGAAGAAGATAGCCAAGTACATTCAGGAGCAGAATGAGAAGATCTATGCTCCCAGAGGGCTGCTCATCACAGATCCCATAGAGAGGGGAATGCGTGTT ATAGAGATTTCCATTTATGAAGACAGGGGCTCCAGTGGCTCCAGCTCAGGGAGCAGCTCCGTGTCCGGCAGCACCGCTCGATGA
- the r3hcc1l gene encoding coiled-coil domain-containing protein R3HCC1L: MESEQPKEDGAPAQPTPTPPSQSKKPSQALYVPKQRPQGSKDKPQTQGGDKPRPRPRYTDKARKNARNKKDKAGAANKGASVGAEEGGEAQGGDNKSNVKEGQLQDADVQVNGNCDSTGVEAESSSQLEAMSLQEEQEEEESWDTLFNDDGDCLEPHLLEELAAKEGRKKESIQQARFDYYNMDRDDDDDEIDLSEDELSHIVEIYDFPTDFKTEDLLKLFQCYQERGFDIKWVDDKHALGLFSSPIPAREALRSKHPLMKLRPLSKSSSAIKAKARSCSDYLLPAKERPQTSAALARQLVIGALGVKSNVTKEQRDAERRKLQEAREQKRLAAKQKEDVWEGR, from the exons atgGAGTCTGAACAACCAAAAGAAGACGGTGCTCCAGCCCAGCCAACACCGACACCTCCGTCTCAGTCAAAGAAGCCAAGTCAGGCTCTTTACGTTCCCAAGCAACGACCTCAAGGCTCCAAAGACAAACCTCAGACTCAGGGAGGAGATAAACCAAGACCCAGGCCTCGCTACACAGACAAGGCAAGGAAAAACGCCAGGAACAAGAAGGACAAGGCTGGAGCAGCGAATAAGGGAGCATCTGTTGGAGCAGAAGAGGGAGGTGAGGCACAGGGTGGTGACAACAAGTCCAATGTGAAGGAAGGGCAGTTACAGGATGCCGATGTGCAGGTAAATGGAAACTGTGACTCGACCGGTGTTGAGGCAGAATCTTCCTCGCAGCTGGAAGCAATGTCTCTTcaggaagaacaggaggaagaggagagttGGGACACCTTGTTCAATGATGATGGAGACTGTCTGGAACCGCACCTGCTTGAGGAG CTGGCTGCGAAAGAAGGTAGAAAGAAGGAGTCAATCCAGCAGGCCAGGTTTGATTACTACAACATGGAccgagatgatgatgatgatgagattgACCTCAGTGAGGATGAGCTTTCTCACATCGTAGAGATTTACGACTTCCCAACAGATTTTAAGACGGAGGATCTTCTCAAGTTATTTCAGTGCTACCA aGAGAGAGGTTTTGACATCAAGTGGGTGGATGACAAACATGCCCTGGGCCTCTTCTCTAGCCCCATACCAG ccCGTGAAGCTTTAAGATCCAAACATCCGCTGATGAAGTTGCGACCTCTTTCCAAATCCTCCTCTGCCATAAAGGCCAAAGCTCGTAGCTGCTCAG ACTACCTCCTGCCTGCTAAAGAGAGACCTCAGACTAGTGCAGCTCTGGCTCGCCAGCTTGTCATCGGTGCCCTTGGTGTGAAGAGCAACGTGACAAAGGAGCAGCgtgatgcagagaggaggaaactgcAGGAGGCCAGAG AACAAAAACGCCTGGCAGCCAAACAAAAGGAGGATGTTTGGGAGGGGAGGTGA